In Lineus longissimus chromosome 9, tnLinLong1.2, whole genome shotgun sequence, one genomic interval encodes:
- the LOC135493615 gene encoding putative aldolase class 2 protein PA3430, whose translation MLTCPSKYFWWSLQGVQENITKRVEMFRRAAQSLGKTVFLTSQTSLRAQPLISSIGTCRGRRTLVTKASATEDAAAVNRKARLELAVAYRVLDRYGMNEGVCNHLTLITKATNGEGQVMLLIPHGRHWSQVTASSLIGLNSQNEIVEGDGHNELAASTIHRGIHNIRPDASANCVMHLHSPYVTALSCLEDPRFLMIHQHMMRFYKGVGYDDNYCGYPEAVAEGERLGACMREDDVLIMGNHGLVTIGGTVAEAFDKAYYVERAAMIQLIAMSSGKPLKHIPKEVCEKTYLDSRKKLEFYANQHFNGMMKVILKETPDVAD comes from the exons ATGTTGACCTGTCCGTCCAAATATTTTTGGTGGTCTCTTCAAGGTGTTCAGGAAAATATAACTAAGAGGGTCGAAATGTTCCGCAGGGCCGCGCAATCTTTGGGAAAGACAGTCTTCCTGACGTCCCAAACGTCACTGAGAGCACAACCTCTCATTTCAAGCATAGGAACATGTCGGGGACGACGGACACTTGTGACCAAAGCTTCTGCCACCGAGGATGCGGCTGCTGTCAACAGAAAGGCGAGGCTGGAGCTTGCTGTCGCTTACCGAGTCCTAGACAG ATATGGTATGAATGAAGGCGTATGCAATCATCTAACCCTGATCACGAAGGCCACGAATGGAGAGGGCCAGGTCATGCTTCTGATTCCGCATGGGAGACACTGGAGTCAG GTTACCGCTTCTTCACTGATCGGACTCAACTCTCAGAATGAGATCGTTGAGGGCGATGGACATAACGAATTGGCTGCCTCCACCATCCACCGGGGGATCCACAACATCAGGCCAGATGCCAGCGCAAACTGCGTCATGCACTTACATTCGCCATACGTAACTGCTTTGA GTTGTCTCGAAGACCCTCGATTCCTTATGATTCACCAACACATGATGCGTTTCTACAAGGGCGTTGGCTATGACGATAACTACTGTGGCTACCCAGAGGCCGTGGCGGAGGGGGAGAGGCTGGGGGCTTGCATGAGGGAGGATGATGTGCTCATCATGGGCAACCATGGCCTGGTCACAATCGGGGGGACGGTGGCTGAGGCTTTCGACAAGGCCTACTATGTTGAGAGAGCGGCTATGATTCAG TTGATAGCAATGTCATCTGGCAAGCCACTGAAACACATTCCCAAAGAGGTCTGCGAGAAAACATACCTGGACTCACGAAAAAAGCTGGAATTCTACGCTAATCAACACTTCAATGGCATGATGAAAGTCATACTGAAAGAAACTCCTGATGTGGCCGACTAG
- the LOC135493479 gene encoding protein ZNRD2-like, translating into MSSFMNTPEDEWVPPTEEEQQVMRARQVRSNKISKILGEYLLKGYRMLGTTCPDCDTILLRDRQQKDFCVACTEIDVLPDNKEVEHSAGNAPSSANGVPNVEFESAEQILNGDGYAGAVSDEPAPFQINGQRPSQEPRIISLTREHSRSLNSSFRAVSPVPLDFVDGAHDPRTPIYTTSPCLSRTKTVLEQKLQWATDELQRSLSVEGSIQLCTLIKVSLETLETLSKHQAKLAPEK; encoded by the coding sequence ATGTCGTCATTCATGAACACACCTGAAGATGAATGGGTTCCTCCGACAGAAGAGGAACAGCAGGTTATGCGAGCTCGTCAGGTCAGGTCCAACAAGATCAGTAAGATTCTCGGCGAGTATCTCTTGAAGGGCTACAGGATGTTGGGGACAACTTGTCCTGATTGTGACACCATTCTCCTCCGAGACCGCCAGCAGAAAGATTTTTGTGTTGCTTGCACGGAAATCGATGTGCTGCCTGATAACAAGGAAGTAGAACACAGCGCTGGTAATGCTCCATCCAGTGCTAACGGTGTCCCTAACGTGGAGTTTGAATCGGCTGAGCAGATTCTGAACGGAGACGGTTATGCGGGCGCTGTCTCTGATGAACCTGCGCCGTTTCAAATAAACGGGCAGCGTCCCAGTCAAGAACCCCGGATCATCTCCCTAACACGTGAACATTCCAGATCGTTGAACAGCAGTTTCCGTGCCGTGTCTCCGGTTCCTTTGGACTTTGTAGATGGAGCTCACGATCCAAGGACACCGATATATACAACGTCGCCTTGTTTAAGTAGGACAAAAACTGTCCTGGAACAGAAGTTACAGTGGGCTACAGATGAACTACAGAGAAGTCTGAGTGTTGAGGGTAGTATACAGTTGTGCACTTTGATTAAAGTGTCTCTAGAAACGCTTGAAACTTTGTCCAAACATCAAGCTAAACTGGCACCAGAAAAGTGA
- the LOC135493805 gene encoding tolloid-like protein 2, with the protein MRWDKKQYGFDDMLLAITPAVWIMMTAAMATLQEVEGIMCKGVLTTDIQLYAKYDKQNLTSPNYPRHYDGNTQCRWRISSDTKGDQIVLEIKDSLIQNSRPCSKDYLEVKDGAHIWDHTIKRWCGNVVPSNLIKSNGRDLLVTFRVDNTNNYRGFLMFYWKEPRPLTFYSPAEYRTSNIVLAILSGVVIFSFLVSFLFVSIKSEIRSAQMRLPWLKSTRLHPIIHTNSVYRRHTDEESASCTELSFSTPQRASFP; encoded by the exons ATGCGATGGGATAAA AAACAATATGGCTTCGATGACATGCTGCTGGCTATCACTCCTGCTGTGTGGATAATGATGACGGCAGCCATGGCAACTCTCCAAGAAG TTGAAGGCATCATGTGTAAAGGTGTCCTGACTACTGACATACAACTCTACGCCAAGTACGACAAGCAGAACCTGACTTCTCCCAACTACCCACGGCACTACGAtgg GAACACCCAGTGCCGATGGCGAATCAGTTCCGACACGAAAGGAGATCAGATCGTGTTAGAAATCAAGGACTCCTTGATACAGAATAGTAGACCCTGTAGCAAGGACTATTTGGAGGTCAAAGATG GTGCGCACATATGGGATCACACGATAAAGCGATGGTGTGGGAACGTGGTACCCTCTAATCTCATCAAGAGTAACGGACGAGACCTCCTCGTCACCTTCAGGGTGGACAATACAAATAATTACAGGGGCTTTCTCATGTTTTATTGGAAAGAGCCGAGAC cgcTTACGTTTTACTCTCCAGCAGAATACAGAACATCCAACATCGTCCTCGCTATCCTCTCAGGGGTGGTAATCTTCTCCTTCCTCGTGTCCTTTCTCTTCGTCTCGATCAAGTCTGAGATCCGGTCCGCACAGATGCGGCTCCCCTGGCTGAAGTCCACCCGGCTTCACCCCATCATACATACGAACTCAGTCTACCGTAGACACACAGACGAGGAAAGCGCTTCCTGCACGGAGTTGTCATTTTCGACGCCTCAACGAGCATCCTTTCCATAG
- the LOC135493476 gene encoding multidrug and toxin extrusion protein 1-like isoform X1 yields the protein MGLPKVPHWFKDELREVFSLTWTMMVISLFSNLMGPISIAFCGHLGTKQLDGVALANTLINVSGVSISLGLSTACDTFFSQSFGSPNKKMVGVYLQRAILVFSLFLFPCWAFQINTESFLILLGQDREIAKIAGQYMLIFTPGLIGIFMQNVLLRYLRAQNILWPTMIIGCLGVAVNALSHYLLVLVAEMGTDGSAISQVLAFYSIVFGCLVYIIGFKKYKQTWGGWTWDAFQEWGLFLKLALGGMCAVMMEFFSFEAGTILAGILGEVQLAAQSIMFQIDILAYMIPLGVGVAANIRVGQLLGAGDKEQVKRVIKVAYLLVHIFVVVAAILIVTLRFEIPKIFSGSPAVIEYTSNLMIITAIYFVIDGCVAVGQGILRGSGRQLTCAFITLVAFYLIGLPMGIPLMFLTSIETAGYWWGLVAGMLVTGTSLLVIVLRTDWDEMIKLARERTTVKDRSADEIEDNTIHETTALLADKRESEDEYPGGRHIAYCDRAVSSSDLRKPLPTPHYEPFGPQLLFKRTIFILLMVLTLALGIFIRFNFYYPDLPAPMEVLCTNGTSNNGTSTNGTSTNTTTTIPLSTITLPLCNYTTVVL from the exons ATGGGTCTTCCAAAGGTGCCACACTGGTTTAAGGATGAACTAAGGGAGGTCTTCAGTCTTACATGGACTATG ATGGTGATCTCGTTATTCTCGAACCTGATGGGACCAATCAGCATCGCATTCTGTGGTCATCTCGGCACCAAACAACTGGACGGAGTCGCCCTGGCTAATACG CTGATCAATGTTTCGGGAGTTTCTATCAGTCTCGGCCTTTCAACAGCATGCGACACATTCTTCTCTCAG TCGTTTGGAAGTCCGAATAAAAAGATGGTCGGTGTTTATCTTCAAAGAG CAATATTGGTTTTCTCACTCTTCCTCTTCCCTTGCTGGGCTTTTCAAATCAACACAGAGAGTTTCCTGATACTTCTTGGTCAGGACAGAGAAATAGCCAA AATAGCCGGCCAATACATGCTTATATTCACGCCTGGTTTAATT ggTATTTTTATGCAGAATGTCCTACTCAGATACCTCAGAGCACAG AATATCCTCTGGCCGACCATGATTATCGGCTGTCTCGGCGTAGCAGTCAACGCCCTTTCACACTATCTCCTCGTCCTCGTCGCTGAAATGGGAACCGA CGGGTCTGCCATATCTCAAGTGTTAGCCTTCTACAGCATCGTCTTTGGGTGCCTGGTTTATATCATTGGCttcaaaaaatacaaacaaacctGGGGAG gttgGACATGGGATGCGTTTCAAGAATGGGGTTTGTTCCTTAAACTAGCACTCGGGGGAATGTGTGCAGTTATGATGGAGTTCTTTAGCTTTGAAGCGGGCACGATTCTAGCAG GGATCTTAGGCGAGGTTCAGCTGGCCGCACAGTCGATTATGTTTCAGATTGATATCCTTGCATATATG ATTCCACTAGGGGTAGGCGTTGCAGCCAACATCCGGGTGGGTCAGTTGCTAGGGGCCGGTGATAAGGAACAGGTCAAAAGGGTCATCAAAGTCGCATACCTATTAGTCC ATATTTTTGTCGTAGTTGCCGCCATTCTTATTGTCACTCTGAGGTTTGAGATTCCAAAGATTTTCTCAGGCAGTCC GGCGGTCATCGAATACACCTCGAACCTCATGATTATTACAGCCATCTATTTCGTTATTGATGGCTGCGTT gcGGTGGGTCAGGGAATCCTAAGGGGCAGCGGACGACAATTGACCTGCGCCTTTATCACTCTCGTCGCATTCTACCTAATCGGTTTGCCAATGGGGATACCACTAATGTTCCTCACTAGTATAGAGACTGCAG gcTACTGGTGGGGTCTGGTCGCTGGTATGCTGGTAACTGGTACTTCATTACTAGTAATCGTTCTCCGGACGGACTGGGACGAGATGATTAAACTG GCGAGGGAGAGAACAACTGTGAAAGACAGAAGTGCAGATGAAATTGAAGACAATACCATACATGAGACAACAG CTCTTCTTGCCGACAAGCGGGAATCAGAAGACGAATATCCCGGTGGAAGACACATCGCCTACTGCGACAGGGCCGTGTCGAGCAGCGACCTGAGGAAGCCCCTCCCAACACCACACTACGAACCATTCGGACCACAACTACTCTTCAAAAGGACTATTTTCATACTACTCATGGTGTTGACACTTGCTTTAGGAATTTTCATCAGGTTTAACTTTTACTACCCGGACTTGCCAGCACCTATGGAGGTTTTATGTACCAATGGTACATCTAACAATGGTACATCTACTAATGGTACATCTACTAACACTACAACTACTATTCCACTGAGTACCATAACTTTACCATTATGCAATTACACAACAGTTGTTCTGTAA
- the LOC135493476 gene encoding multidrug and toxin extrusion protein 1-like isoform X2: protein MRHILLSAILVFSLFLFPCWAFQINTESFLILLGQDREIAKIAGQYMLIFTPGLIGIFMQNVLLRYLRAQNILWPTMIIGCLGVAVNALSHYLLVLVAEMGTDGSAISQVLAFYSIVFGCLVYIIGFKKYKQTWGGWTWDAFQEWGLFLKLALGGMCAVMMEFFSFEAGTILAGILGEVQLAAQSIMFQIDILAYMIPLGVGVAANIRVGQLLGAGDKEQVKRVIKVAYLLVHIFVVVAAILIVTLRFEIPKIFSGSPAVIEYTSNLMIITAIYFVIDGCVAVGQGILRGSGRQLTCAFITLVAFYLIGLPMGIPLMFLTSIETAGYWWGLVAGMLVTGTSLLVIVLRTDWDEMIKLARERTTVKDRSADEIEDNTIHETTALLADKRESEDEYPGGRHIAYCDRAVSSSDLRKPLPTPHYEPFGPQLLFKRTIFILLMVLTLALGIFIRFNFYYPDLPAPMEVLCTNGTSNNGTSTNGTSTNTTTTIPLSTITLPLCNYTTVVL from the exons ATGCGACACATTCTTCTCTCAG CAATATTGGTTTTCTCACTCTTCCTCTTCCCTTGCTGGGCTTTTCAAATCAACACAGAGAGTTTCCTGATACTTCTTGGTCAGGACAGAGAAATAGCCAA AATAGCCGGCCAATACATGCTTATATTCACGCCTGGTTTAATT ggTATTTTTATGCAGAATGTCCTACTCAGATACCTCAGAGCACAG AATATCCTCTGGCCGACCATGATTATCGGCTGTCTCGGCGTAGCAGTCAACGCCCTTTCACACTATCTCCTCGTCCTCGTCGCTGAAATGGGAACCGA CGGGTCTGCCATATCTCAAGTGTTAGCCTTCTACAGCATCGTCTTTGGGTGCCTGGTTTATATCATTGGCttcaaaaaatacaaacaaacctGGGGAG gttgGACATGGGATGCGTTTCAAGAATGGGGTTTGTTCCTTAAACTAGCACTCGGGGGAATGTGTGCAGTTATGATGGAGTTCTTTAGCTTTGAAGCGGGCACGATTCTAGCAG GGATCTTAGGCGAGGTTCAGCTGGCCGCACAGTCGATTATGTTTCAGATTGATATCCTTGCATATATG ATTCCACTAGGGGTAGGCGTTGCAGCCAACATCCGGGTGGGTCAGTTGCTAGGGGCCGGTGATAAGGAACAGGTCAAAAGGGTCATCAAAGTCGCATACCTATTAGTCC ATATTTTTGTCGTAGTTGCCGCCATTCTTATTGTCACTCTGAGGTTTGAGATTCCAAAGATTTTCTCAGGCAGTCC GGCGGTCATCGAATACACCTCGAACCTCATGATTATTACAGCCATCTATTTCGTTATTGATGGCTGCGTT gcGGTGGGTCAGGGAATCCTAAGGGGCAGCGGACGACAATTGACCTGCGCCTTTATCACTCTCGTCGCATTCTACCTAATCGGTTTGCCAATGGGGATACCACTAATGTTCCTCACTAGTATAGAGACTGCAG gcTACTGGTGGGGTCTGGTCGCTGGTATGCTGGTAACTGGTACTTCATTACTAGTAATCGTTCTCCGGACGGACTGGGACGAGATGATTAAACTG GCGAGGGAGAGAACAACTGTGAAAGACAGAAGTGCAGATGAAATTGAAGACAATACCATACATGAGACAACAG CTCTTCTTGCCGACAAGCGGGAATCAGAAGACGAATATCCCGGTGGAAGACACATCGCCTACTGCGACAGGGCCGTGTCGAGCAGCGACCTGAGGAAGCCCCTCCCAACACCACACTACGAACCATTCGGACCACAACTACTCTTCAAAAGGACTATTTTCATACTACTCATGGTGTTGACACTTGCTTTAGGAATTTTCATCAGGTTTAACTTTTACTACCCGGACTTGCCAGCACCTATGGAGGTTTTATGTACCAATGGTACATCTAACAATGGTACATCTACTAATGGTACATCTACTAACACTACAACTACTATTCCACTGAGTACCATAACTTTACCATTATGCAATTACACAACAGTTGTTCTGTAA
- the LOC135493770 gene encoding DNA-directed RNA polymerases I and III subunit RPAC2-like codes for MVDEGKKKTKNLEVVETDDPEDDMCRTFVMNNEDHTLGNALRYMVIKNPDVKFCGYSVPHPSENRINFRIQTNGPPAVDVLRRGLAELTTVCEHVLSTFEDKCSQYKKQKEKREEELMDS; via the exons ATGGTGGACGAAGGGAAGAAGAAAACGAAAAACCTTGAAGTT GTGGAGACGGACGATCCAGAAGATGACATGTGTCGAACATTTGTAATGAACAATGAGGATCACACGTTGGGCAATGCCCTCCGGTATATGGTCATCAAAAA TCCAGATGTCAAGTTCTGCGGCTACAGTGTCCCACATCCATCCGAAAACAGGATAAATTTCAGGATCCAAACGAATGGTCCACCTGCAGTAGATGTGTTGAGAAGAGGTTTGGCTGAACTGACAACAGTCTGTGAACATGTCTTGAGCACATTTGAG GATAAATGCTCACAGTACAAGAAGCAGAAGGAAAAACGAGAAGAAGAGTTGATGGACAGCTGA
- the LOC135493457 gene encoding methylmalonic aciduria type A protein, mitochondrial-like, with protein MTRIVLEAFHWRTAVVKVSCWTSSLRNSTLQRQSVWTCLHQRNYFTAASYGKFSMDYKEQGWGFSKLELRCYHGKKFGVRFCDSVCPTPILSQPCRHHQQGIFTHSVELPNPYTIDDQTVTDDNPMVNELYEGILDGKRASLARGITLVESTHPGRKAMGQVLLTKILLHQREMMKKTSQKVSSFRIGLTGPPGAGKSTFIEAMGKFLTSKGHKVAVLAVDPSSSTTGGSLLGDKTRMPQLSVDKNAYIRPSPSCGTLGGVTRNTNEAIVLCEGAGFDVIMVETVGVGQSEFAVNDMVDMFCLLIPPAAGDELQGIKKGIVEVADVVVINKSDGDLIPAARRIQSEYSSALRLIRRKNKAWRPKITRVSSKFGDRISDLWDIMEDFRETMLEEGELELRRKRQQKIWMWSQIKENILDMFRSSKQVKAVIPDLETRVMKGVITPGLAADILMREFKKSLETEGNQSVEQVSSVSSVREPRQS; from the exons ATGACAAGGATTGTACTTGAAGCCTTTCACTGGAGGACTGCTGTTGTGAAGGTCTCGTGCTGGACATCGTCCTTGAGGAATTCAACCCTTCAAAGACAGTCTGTCTGGACATGTCTTCATCAAAGGAACTATTTCACTGCTGCTTCTTATGGAAAGTTCTCTATGGATTACAAGGAACAAGGATGGGGATTCAGTAAGCTTGAATTACGTTGCTATCATGGAAAGAAGTTTGGTGTTAGATTCTGTGATTCAGTTTGCCCAACACCTATTTTGAGCCAACCGTGTCGTCACCATCAACAAGGCATATTTACTCACTCTGTTGAACTCCCAAACCCTTACACCATAGATGATCAGACAGTGACAGATGATAACCCAATGGTCAACGAGTTGTATGAGGGTATACTTGATGGGAAAAGGGCGTCGTTGGCAAGGGGTATCACACTGGTTGAGTCAACTCATCCCGGTAGAAAAGCTATGGGACAGGTTCTGCTGACAAAGATACTTTTGCATCAGCgagaaatgatgaagaaaacatcaCAGAAAGTTTCAAGTTTTAGAATTG GCTTAACTGGTCCCCCGGGAGCTGGTAAAAGTACTTTCATTGAAGCAATGGGGAAGTTTCTGACATCAAAAGGTCATAAAGTTGCTGTCCTGGCAGTTGATCCATCTTCTTCTACAACAGGAG GATCTCTACTTGGCGACAAAACGAGGATGCCACAGCTGTCTGTTGATAAGAATGCATACATCCGCCCTTCCCCGAGCTGTGGGACTCTGGGCGGTGTAACAAGGAATACTAATGAAGCCATTGTACTGTGCGAGGGAGCAGGATTCGATGTTATCATGGTTGAAACTGTTG GAGTTGGCCAGTCTGAGTTTGCTGTGAATGATATGGTAGACATGTTCTGTCTGCTGATACCTCCAGCTGCTGGCGATGAACTCCAAG GAATCAAGAAAGGCATAGTTGAGGTTGCCGATGTGGTGGTGATCAACAAATCCGATGGTGATCTGATCCCAGCAGCAAGGAGAATACAATCTGAGTACTCGAGTGCTCTGAGGCTCATCAGGAGGAAGAACAAAGCCTGGAGACCAAAG ATCACTAGAGTATCATCCAAATTTGGTGACAGAATCTCTGACCTTTGGGACATCATGGAAGACTTCAGAGAAACAATGTTAGAAGAAGGAGAATTGGAACTACGTCGCAAACGGCAACAAAAAATCTGGATGTGGAGTCAAATTAAGGAGAATATTCTGGACATGTTTCGGTCATCTAAGCAGGTCAAGGCTGTGATACCAGACTTGGAAACGCGAGTCATGAAAGGTGTCATAACACCGGGTCTGGCAGCTGATATTTTGATGAGAGAGTTTAAGAAGTCGTTAGAAACAGAAGGAAATCAATCTGTTGAGCAGGTTTCATCTGTGTCATCTGTGAGAGAGCCAAGACAGTCCTGA
- the LOC135493244 gene encoding uncharacterized aarF domain-containing protein kinase 2-like — protein MSSMCRIHSILCRGIKNASSFKCGGLSQNILMSQLQITTKTYPHLQKIPQKFSTSTSGTGTKLCSHVRAPGPLVLKTMVALTMPLSFKSAFDRLLGNKEMIIPTVGNDDNIPREVYQEVVIIKREPGFLMKIVYFFWNVLRISFRTIRIICTLVPLFCFYPLTWTSVWINEKWWNLLVLAIQSIGPTFVKLGQWASTRRDLFSDNFCNKLSKLHRRTKPHSWYFTKKKLEKGFGKRWKEILKFDDKHHPIGSGCVAQVYKAYMPQEMVLDDDVLNEILLEIEDHDDPTIMDAFEVLGFHDIIGQIDKGLDDDSDANSSFEGKPYVETAKRPHAVPLPSVAGKTAGQIKPPKLDKAKPPPARPGPQAPPSKEGDSGPPPGLVPVAVKVLHPGIYRAVQRDIKILRFLAKVVEFIFPNLKWLSVRECVEEFADLMERQIDLRVEARCLDKFYDNFEDNPNIRFPRPVRPFVKRSILVETFEEGEPMSKYMRRDIQAAEGLKEKIASIGIEALLQMIFQDNFVHGDLHPGNILIMNAAEFEQQDDSKLVLVDVCDTLIINVKPVECPLRLVLLDVGIVSQLSEKDKENFTEVFRAVVLGEGEKVGELLLDNACHQECVNMQGFKDDIADIVNAARKQTIKLGKIQAAELLTSVFSTLSRHKVKLESNFASIVIAIMVLEGLGRVLDPELDLLEKARPMLLSSS, from the exons ATGTCGTCAATGTGTCGGATTCACTCCATACTTTGTAGAGGGATAAAGAATGCATCCTCTTTCAAGTGTGGTGGACTCTCGCAAAACATCTTGATGTCACAACTCCAAATTACGACAAAGACCTATCCTCATTTGCAGAAAATTCCTCAGAAATTTAGCACCAGTACTAGTGGCACTGGAACTAAACTTTGCTCACATGTCAGGGCACCCGGGCCCCTAGTTTTGAAAACTATGGTTGCATTAACAATGCCATTATCTTTCAAATCCGCATTTGACAGACTGCTGGGGAATAAGGAAATGATTATACCGACGGTTGGTAATGATGACAATATACCCAGGGAAGTATATCAGGAAGTCGTAATAATAAAAAGAGAGCCTGGTTTTCTCATGAAAATAGTTTACTTCTTCTGGAATGTTCTACGGATATCGTTCAGGACGATACGAATTATTTGCACTTTAGTGCCATTGTTCTGTTTTTATCCGTTGACTTGGACGAGTGTTTGGATCAATGAAAAATGGTGGAATTTGCTAGTTTTGGCTATCCAGTCTATTGGGCCAACGTTTGTTAAGCTCGGACAGTGGGCGAGCACAAGGCGTGATCTCTTCTCTGATAATTTTTGCAATAAACTTTCCAAACTTCACCGACGGACGAAACCACATTCATGGTACTTCACAAAGAAGAAACTGGAGAAGGGATTCGGCAAGCGTTGGAAGGAAATTCTGAAATTTGATGACAAGCATCACCCGATAGGTTCTGGATGTGTTGCTCAG GTTTACAAGGCATACATGCCCCAAGAGATGGTGCTAGATGATGATGTCCTCAACGAAATTCTGCTCGAAATCGAAGATCATGATGATCCAACAATTATGGACG CGTTTGAGGTGCTGGGATTTCATGACATCATCGGTCAGATCGACAAGGGATTAGATGACGACAGTGATGCGAATTCAAGTTTTGAGGGAAAGCCGTATGTCG agaCTGCCAAGCGGCCGCATGCTGTGCCACTGCCCTCTGTTGCTGGAAAGACAGCTGGACAGATCAAACCTCCCAAGTTGGACAAAGCCAAGCCACCTCCTGCCCGACCTGGCCCACAAGCACCACCAAGCAAGGAAGGAGATTCTGGACCACCTCCTGGCCTCGTCCCTGTTGCTGTCAAG GTGCTTCATCCCGGCATTTATCGCGCTGTCCAACGAGACATAAAGATACTGCGTTTTCTTGCCAAAGTGGTCGAGTTCATCTTCCCGAATTTGAAGTGGCTGAGTGTGAGAGAGTGTGTGGAGGAGTTTGCTGACCTCATGGAGAGACAG attgacCTCAGAGTTGAAGCCAGATGCCTTGACAAGTTTTACGACAACTTCGAAGATAACCCCAACATCCGTTTTCCCCGCCCAGTACGTCCATTCGTGAAGAGGAGCATCCTAGTTGAGACATTTGAGGAGGGAGAACCAATGTCTAAGTACATGCGACGAGATATCCAAGCTGCTGAGGGGCTGAAGGAGAAGATAGCTTCCATCGGTATTGAGGCCTTACTTCAAATG atatttcaagATAACTTTGTCCATGGAGACCTCCATCCTGGGAATATCCTAATAATGAATGCAGCTGAATTTGAACAACAA GACGACTCGAAATTGGTCCTCGTTGACGTGTGCGATACTCTGATCATAAACGTCAAGCCGGTTGAGTGTCCTCTGCGGCTTGTCCTGTTAGATGTCGGCATCGTCTCCCAGCTCAGCGAGAAAGATAAAGAGAACTTCACTGAGGTATTCAGGGCTGTCGTCCTCGGCGAA GGTGAGAAGGTAGGAGAGCTGCTCCTGGATAATGCGTGTCATCAGGAGTGTGTGAATATGCAAGGCTTCAAGGACGACATCGCTGACATCGTGAATGCGGCAAGAAAGCAAACGATAAAACTTGGGAAG ATCCAAGCTGCCGAGCTTCTAACTAGTGTCTTCTCAACACTCAGCCGACACAAAGTGAAACTGGAGAGTAATTTTGCCTCGATCGTCATTGCGATCATGGTTCTGGAAGGACTCGGTCGCGTATTAGATCCCGAGTTGGATCTACTGGAAAAGGCTCGACCCATGCTTCTCTCTTCATCATGA